A window from Fibrobacter sp. UWB11 encodes these proteins:
- the thiL gene encoding thiamine-phosphate kinase → MKFPDLGEFRFVSKILEGAVPLKKESPSHRSWLSAGDDCAIFDGWLATKDLSVENTHFRLDWSSPEQAVEKHIVSNVSDVSSMGGRPCIALFGLCVNKSWSKETCDRIARAVSQGFERRGITLIGGDTVSGDVGMFSTTLLGKTEGETTLLRDGAKPGDRVYVAGTLGKSDAGLWLLMNHPEEAARFPRLVEYHLAPKICEDAGAQLVKQGVRGACMDISDGLSSEANHLALSSGVSIEIDEKKLPIDPDVLEMCDYFGLSPLKFALNGGEEYELLFTSNVTKSIYLEGTPQKAEIYEIGFVDSGCGVYLKNQVGGRIILNAQAWSHL, encoded by the coding sequence ATGAAATTCCCTGATCTTGGCGAATTCAGGTTCGTCAGCAAAATTTTGGAAGGGGCTGTACCCTTAAAAAAAGAATCGCCCTCGCACCGCAGCTGGTTGTCCGCCGGTGATGACTGCGCCATCTTTGATGGCTGGCTTGCAACAAAGGATCTCTCGGTCGAAAACACGCACTTCCGCCTGGACTGGTCGAGTCCGGAACAGGCGGTCGAGAAGCACATTGTGTCCAACGTTTCGGATGTGTCTTCCATGGGCGGTCGGCCCTGCATTGCTCTCTTTGGACTCTGCGTGAACAAATCTTGGAGCAAAGAAACTTGCGACAGAATTGCAAGGGCGGTATCGCAAGGCTTTGAGAGAAGAGGAATTACGTTGATTGGTGGAGATACGGTTTCGGGAGATGTCGGGATGTTTTCGACAACGCTTTTGGGTAAAACCGAAGGCGAAACGACTCTCCTCCGTGACGGAGCGAAACCGGGTGACCGTGTTTATGTGGCCGGAACTCTTGGCAAATCCGATGCCGGATTATGGCTTTTGATGAACCATCCCGAAGAGGCCGCGCGCTTCCCCCGACTCGTTGAATATCATCTCGCCCCCAAAATTTGCGAGGATGCTGGGGCTCAACTGGTAAAACAGGGGGTGCGGGGCGCCTGCATGGACATTAGCGACGGACTCAGCTCCGAGGCGAACCATTTGGCCCTTTCTTCGGGTGTTTCCATCGAAATTGACGAAAAAAAATTGCCCATTGACCCCGATGTTTTGGAAATGTGTGATTATTTTGGGCTTTCTCCCCTCAAATTTGCGTTAAATGGGGGTGAAGAATACGAACTTCTGTTCACTTCTAATGTTACAAAAAGTATATATTTAGAAGGTACGCCCCAAAAAGCCGAAATCTACGAAATTGGTTTTGTCGATTCAGGGTGTGGTGTTTACTTGAAAAACCAAGTTGGTGGTAGGATAATTTTAAACGCTCAGGCGTGGTCGCATCTATGA
- a CDS encoding AgmX/PglI C-terminal domain-containing protein: MEMCKMKNFFIAIVVASVAFVFSSCKEETSRQMESSSSTVTKESVKFRRISAKIDSNSSWYRRGKPIPGFSEERKTTFFHCDSPVMSCFPGYPPVKNMYKGHVKIPSLSDIDLKNENGANRTASDVMKVFRQRTPGLRHVYNRYLKKNPGFQGEITLKFTIAPKGEITDVSIVSSTTQNRNFDAEIQQLVGSWVFFRVKSGETIVSIPFTFTE, from the coding sequence ATGGAAATGTGTAAAATGAAAAATTTTTTCATCGCGATTGTCGTCGCAAGTGTTGCTTTCGTATTTTCAAGCTGCAAAGAAGAAACTAGCCGACAGATGGAGTCTAGTAGTTCGACTGTAACGAAGGAATCAGTAAAATTTCGAAGGATTAGTGCAAAAATAGATTCTAATAGTAGTTGGTATCGTCGTGGTAAGCCGATACCTGGTTTTAGTGAGGAACGAAAAACTACTTTTTTTCATTGTGATTCTCCTGTAATGTCATGTTTCCCAGGCTATCCACCTGTGAAAAACATGTATAAGGGACATGTTAAGATTCCGTCTTTAAGTGATATTGATTTAAAAAATGAAAATGGAGCCAATCGAACTGCTTCAGATGTTATGAAAGTTTTTCGTCAACGAACACCAGGACTTCGTCATGTTTATAATAGATATTTGAAAAAGAATCCTGGATTCCAAGGTGAGATTACCTTAAAATTCACAATTGCTCCCAAAGGTGAAATTACAGACGTTTCCATCGTTTCTTCTACAACGCAAAATCGCAATTTTGATGCCGAAATACAACAATTAGTAGGCAGCTGGGTATTTTTCAGGGTAAAATCAGGTGAAACAATCGTCTCAATCCCATTTACCTTTACTGAATGA
- a CDS encoding ATP-dependent helicase: MANTVDGNVLDRELNPEQAAAAKKINGPMLILAGAGSGKTRCITYKIAHLVSFHNVESNRVLAVTFTNKAAREMKDRIQKLLDNRLPFMWMGTFHSVCLKLLKLCLAKDFVIQALGGKWFDANFSIYDDDDQKRILKEILKDDLGDDYDPAELKKVHGAISRYKNTILYKGDKATLQTPDIAMLNAEFADQERNARYYAAYQKKLSESNAMDFDDLLFNTVKMLQMVPRLVESLRHQFQYVVVDEYQDTNDVQYELLKLLINPETKNVTVVGDDDQSIYGWRGANIKIIRNFHRDFAPVTIVKLERNYRSTANIVKGAGSVIAHNVRPAEMQKNVFSKEEAGELIHVRYFEDDRSEASNIAKAIAQAGPDFYAKTAVFYRTNAQSRLLEKALNDLRIPSVIFGGTRFWDRKEIKDILAYLRVLANEKDDAAYLRVINTPPRAIGKTTVEGVLAKVKAGEGSLWDNLLAEANGTGRGAPKLKGFTDLVIRWKNMMNSGETPLPILAENIINDIGYKEFLRKEDETTADERIANLDEMINAIREFDEDHPGATLDAFLQDISLLTDGDKKVDTSKGLVTLMTIHMAKGLEFNTVHLAGCDDEIFPLVRGTSMLSMAEINEQMEEERRLFYVGCTRAEKKLYLYHAERRFFQGNIRPFAPSRFLKELDPSVVDFTPCLNTRPSVPSFVGNTRSSSSYGSSNYGSRPSYGSSGSFGSSRSSGGSYSGNSYGSSRSGSGSYGGSSYGSYGSRPAAVPASIKKNDKHIVYRNPIKVASPKPAASSGPHVVYDEYSQVANQNPYQAGVRVRHSKYGNGVIMKAYGSGDNARVDVRFDRENINRTIILKYAALEIIG, encoded by the coding sequence ATGGCAAATACTGTAGATGGTAATGTTTTAGATCGTGAGTTGAACCCGGAACAGGCGGCTGCCGCAAAGAAAATCAACGGCCCGATGCTGATCCTTGCCGGTGCAGGTTCGGGAAAGACGCGTTGCATTACCTACAAGATTGCCCATTTAGTTTCGTTTCACAATGTGGAATCCAATCGAGTGCTGGCGGTGACGTTTACGAACAAGGCCGCTCGTGAAATGAAGGACCGTATCCAGAAACTGTTGGATAATCGCTTGCCTTTTATGTGGATGGGAACGTTCCATTCCGTGTGCCTTAAGCTTTTGAAACTCTGCCTTGCGAAAGATTTTGTGATTCAGGCGCTTGGTGGCAAGTGGTTTGATGCGAATTTTTCGATTTACGATGACGACGACCAGAAGCGCATCCTCAAGGAAATCTTGAAGGACGATTTGGGCGATGATTATGACCCTGCTGAACTGAAAAAGGTTCATGGTGCGATTTCGCGCTACAAGAATACGATTTTGTATAAAGGCGACAAGGCAACGTTGCAGACTCCTGATATCGCGATGTTGAATGCGGAATTTGCCGACCAAGAACGCAATGCTCGTTACTATGCTGCTTACCAGAAAAAGCTGTCGGAATCGAATGCGATGGACTTCGATGACTTGCTTTTCAATACGGTCAAGATGTTGCAGATGGTGCCTAGATTGGTCGAGTCTTTGAGACACCAGTTTCAGTATGTCGTGGTCGATGAATACCAGGACACGAACGATGTGCAGTATGAACTTTTGAAGTTACTCATCAATCCGGAAACGAAGAACGTGACGGTGGTGGGCGATGACGACCAAAGTATTTACGGCTGGCGTGGCGCGAACATCAAGATTATCCGCAATTTCCACCGCGATTTTGCTCCGGTGACGATTGTCAAGCTAGAACGTAATTACCGCTCGACCGCGAACATCGTTAAGGGCGCGGGTTCCGTGATTGCGCATAACGTTCGCCCTGCAGAAATGCAGAAGAACGTGTTCTCCAAGGAAGAAGCGGGCGAACTCATCCACGTGCGCTATTTCGAGGATGACCGTTCCGAAGCATCGAATATTGCAAAGGCAATTGCGCAAGCTGGTCCTGATTTTTATGCAAAAACGGCTGTTTTCTACCGCACCAACGCGCAGTCCCGTTTGCTTGAAAAGGCTCTCAACGACCTGCGAATTCCGTCGGTGATTTTTGGTGGCACAAGGTTCTGGGACCGCAAAGAAATTAAGGATATTTTGGCCTACTTGCGCGTGCTCGCCAACGAAAAAGACGATGCCGCCTACTTGCGTGTGATTAACACTCCGCCACGTGCCATCGGCAAGACAACTGTCGAAGGCGTGCTCGCCAAGGTGAAGGCGGGCGAGGGATCGTTGTGGGACAATCTTTTGGCCGAAGCGAACGGCACGGGGCGCGGCGCTCCGAAGTTGAAAGGTTTTACCGATCTTGTCATCCGCTGGAAAAACATGATGAATTCTGGCGAAACGCCGCTCCCGATTCTTGCTGAAAACATTATCAACGATATCGGTTACAAGGAATTCTTGCGCAAGGAAGACGAAACTACGGCCGATGAACGCATTGCGAACTTGGACGAAATGATCAACGCTATCCGCGAATTTGACGAAGACCATCCGGGGGCGACTCTTGATGCGTTCTTGCAGGACATTTCACTTTTGACGGATGGCGACAAGAAGGTCGATACGTCGAAGGGCCTTGTGACGCTTATGACAATCCACATGGCAAAGGGCCTTGAATTCAATACGGTTCACCTTGCAGGCTGCGATGATGAAATCTTCCCACTGGTGCGCGGAACTTCGATGCTCTCGATGGCTGAAATCAATGAGCAGATGGAAGAAGAACGTCGTTTGTTCTACGTGGGGTGCACCCGTGCCGAAAAGAAACTTTATCTGTACCATGCCGAACGCAGGTTCTTCCAGGGGAATATCCGTCCGTTTGCTCCGTCACGGTTCCTCAAGGAATTGGACCCGTCTGTTGTTGACTTTACTCCGTGTTTGAATACACGTCCGTCCGTTCCTAGTTTTGTCGGGAATACGCGTTCCAGTTCGTCGTATGGTTCGTCGAATTATGGTTCCCGTCCGTCCTATGGTTCTTCGGGATCTTTCGGAAGTTCCCGTTCGTCCGGCGGCTCATACAGCGGAAATTCTTACGGAAGCTCTCGTAGCGGTTCCGGCAGTTATGGCGGTTCTTCGTATGGCTCGTATGGTTCTCGTCCGGCGGCGGTGCCAGCGTCCATCAAGAAAAACGACAAGCATATCGTCTATCGCAATCCGATTAAGGTGGCTTCGCCAAAGCCTGCCGCTTCGAGTGGTCCGCACGTTGTTTACGATGAATACAGCCAAGTCGCAAATCAGAATCCATACCAGGCAGGCGTTCGTGTTCGACATTCCAAGTACGGCAATGGCGTTATCATGAAGGCTTATGGCAGTGGCGACAACGCTCGCGTTGATGTTCGCTTTGATCGAGAAAACATCAACCGCACTATTATCCTTAAGTACGCCGCGCTGGAAATTATAGGGTAG
- a CDS encoding GspE/PulE family protein: MKDSNSLGQLLVRVNLINEDQLKYAEDEVKYQAQLGKKVTLVQILIKAGMVKQEQLTDILGVQMQSVTKKRIGEMLLDQGFITQDQLNEALEKQKTSGGKRLGRVLVDLKFIDEKKLTDILCCQFEVPFVKLDAIKLDEKVYEYISEDQCKTHKIVPLYVTKDSRQALVVAMADPTNVRLRDSIKFKVKKNVDVVMASEQDIKKTIDILFAGHGPAEESLAELIGSSNDDELETVERGQGGNDEPELTDEEGRQVVKIVTTLIHEAIARHASDIHLEPQETFLKLRYRIDGDLQVMSPIPARLMPQILSRIKLLSKMDIAEKRKPLDGRFTVRYKGAEVDLRVSSFPISLRKRGVCEKIVMRILDPNSGQFPLKEMGFDPRVLKQFIDAINAPNGIVLVTGPTGSGKSTTLYASIREILDSTINISTMEDPVELNIDGVNQGQINNAAGFTFAAGIRALLRQDPDVIMIGEMRDQETSTMAIEAALTGHLVFSTLHTNDAAGAFPRLLEMGLEPFLVSTAIKGVLAQRLVRRICKNCKEPVEISQELRDELHLSPDMQFYHGRGCEKCDGSGFKGRCGIYEFLVPNESVRNLVIKRASGDEIKREAIKSCEMITLRMDGINKALQGQTTLEQAIGASTADE; this comes from the coding sequence ATGAAGGATTCAAACAGCTTAGGACAGTTGCTGGTTCGCGTTAACTTGATTAACGAAGACCAGTTGAAGTACGCCGAAGACGAAGTCAAGTACCAGGCGCAGTTGGGCAAGAAGGTGACCCTCGTCCAGATCCTCATTAAGGCTGGAATGGTCAAGCAGGAACAGCTGACGGATATTCTGGGTGTCCAAATGCAGAGCGTCACCAAGAAGCGTATTGGTGAAATGCTCTTGGACCAGGGCTTCATTACTCAGGACCAGTTGAACGAGGCTCTTGAAAAGCAAAAAACGTCGGGTGGCAAGCGCTTGGGTCGCGTGCTCGTCGATTTGAAGTTTATTGACGAAAAGAAACTCACTGACATTCTTTGCTGCCAGTTCGAAGTTCCTTTTGTAAAGCTCGATGCTATCAAGCTTGATGAGAAGGTTTACGAGTATATCTCTGAAGACCAGTGTAAAACACACAAAATTGTACCGCTTTATGTGACGAAGGATTCTCGCCAGGCGCTCGTTGTTGCCATGGCGGACCCGACGAACGTGAGACTCAGGGACTCCATCAAGTTCAAGGTCAAAAAAAACGTCGATGTGGTCATGGCATCCGAACAGGATATCAAGAAGACTATCGATATTCTTTTTGCTGGCCACGGACCTGCCGAAGAATCCCTTGCTGAACTTATCGGCTCTTCTAACGACGATGAACTTGAAACCGTTGAACGCGGTCAGGGCGGTAACGACGAACCGGAATTGACCGACGAAGAAGGTCGTCAGGTCGTTAAGATCGTGACTACGCTTATTCACGAAGCCATTGCCCGCCATGCATCTGATATTCACCTTGAACCGCAAGAAACGTTCCTCAAGTTGCGCTACCGTATTGATGGTGACTTGCAGGTGATGTCTCCGATTCCGGCTCGTTTGATGCCGCAGATCCTTTCGCGTATTAAGCTTTTGTCCAAAATGGACATTGCAGAAAAACGTAAACCGTTGGACGGACGCTTTACCGTGCGTTACAAGGGCGCCGAGGTTGACCTTCGTGTGAGCTCGTTCCCGATTTCTTTGCGTAAGCGTGGCGTTTGCGAAAAAATCGTTATGCGTATTTTGGACCCGAACTCGGGTCAGTTCCCGCTAAAGGAAATGGGCTTCGACCCACGCGTGCTCAAGCAGTTTATCGATGCGATTAACGCTCCTAATGGAATTGTGCTGGTTACCGGTCCGACGGGTTCCGGTAAGTCTACGACGCTTTATGCTTCTATTCGTGAAATTCTTGACTCGACGATTAACATCTCGACGATGGAAGACCCGGTGGAATTGAATATTGATGGTGTGAACCAAGGTCAGATTAACAATGCCGCAGGGTTTACGTTTGCGGCGGGCATTCGTGCCTTGCTCCGTCAGGACCCGGACGTTATCATGATCGGTGAAATGCGTGACCAAGAAACCTCGACGATGGCTATCGAAGCTGCTTTGACGGGTCACTTGGTCTTCAGTACGCTCCATACAAACGATGCTGCAGGTGCTTTCCCTCGTTTGCTCGAAATGGGATTGGAACCGTTCCTTGTGTCTACTGCCATTAAGGGGGTCTTGGCCCAACGTCTTGTGCGCCGTATTTGCAAGAACTGTAAGGAACCGGTCGAGATTTCTCAGGAACTCCGCGATGAACTCCACCTTTCGCCGGACATGCAGTTCTACCATGGCCGTGGTTGCGAAAAGTGCGATGGTTCGGGCTTCAAGGGCCGTTGCGGTATTTACGAATTCCTCGTGCCGAACGAATCTGTGCGTAACCTTGTGATTAAGCGTGCTTCCGGTGACGAAATCAAGCGCGAGGCCATCAAGTCTTGCGAAATGATTACGCTCCGTATGGACGGTATCAACAAGGCTCTCCAGGGGCAGACCACTTTGGAACAGGCTATTGGCGCATCCACCGCCGACGAATAA